The Halobacteriovoraceae bacterium genomic interval AATCAAAAATATATAGAGGTTTCTTTGGAGCAAGAAGCAGCACTAAAAGTCAGAAAAGGTCAAAAGGCAAAAGTACTCTTTGAAAGTTTGAGAAAAGATGAATTTGAAGGGAATGTAAGCACAATATTTCCTAAAAATGGAGAATTTGTTGCACATATCACTATCAAAAATTTAACTGATAATATTCTACCAGGCATGACCGCTGACATAGTCATTCAAGTTGGTGAAAAAGACAAGGCGCTACTCATTCCAATCAAGGCCATCTCTGCAGGTAGGGTTACTAGACTGAGAGATACTAAAAAATCCAAAATAGATGTTAAAATTGGCCATTCCGATGGTTTGTGGGGAGAGCTACTAGAAGGAGACTTAAAGTTAGGTGATCAGTTGGTTCTAAAAGGTAGAAACTAATGCTTTACTTATCTTTTAAACAATTATTTTCAAAGAAAAAACAAACTTTTTTTATTATTCTAGGTATAGGTTTTGGAGCGATGCTATTTATTGCAATATCTGGAGTAATGCTTGGCCTAAGAAGTTATATTGTAAGTGCGCTTTTGAATAATACTGCTCATATTTTAATTTCAGGATCAGAAAGGCAGATTGATTCAGAAGATATAAAAGAGAGATTTTTCGGAGATGATCTCGTTCATTGGGTAAGTTCTCCTTATGGCAAAAGAGGAGAAGCAAAACTTGAAAACTATCAAGGATGGGCCGAAAGACTGAATAATCACAACGATGTTTTTGCCTTTTCTCCAAGACTAACAATTAATTCAATGTTCTCAAAAAGAAAAATCCGAACGAATGTTTCTCTAACCGGCGTGATTCCACATCGTCAAATGAGTGTAAGTAATATAGAAGATTACATGGTTGAAGGGCACTTTGAAGATTTATCAAAAGGTGGTAATAAAATTATTATTGGAGAAAAAGTCGGTCAAGATTTAGGGGTCAAAGTTGGACAAACCCTTGGAGTATTGTCTCGAATGAATGAAGTTACAATGTTTAAAATTGTAGGTGTTTTTCGATTTGG includes:
- a CDS encoding efflux RND transporter periplasmic adaptor subunit: MHKKIWGIFVITLSLLATIFLIFNQKNFSYLDLKEGKVIEAVYGLGQVKSDQIFEVKIGILTNVLDLFVKEGQFIEKGSNIISFEGGSTFQAPFEGTITYVGLQKGEIATPQIPIIRLENLNQKYIEVSLEQEAALKVRKGQKAKVLFESLRKDEFEGNVSTIFPKNGEFVAHITIKNLTDNILPGMTADIVIQVGEKDKALLIPIKAISAGRVTRLRDTKKSKIDVKIGHSDGLWGELLEGDLKLGDQLVLKGRN